The nucleotide sequence GCGTGTGGCCAGCGCGTCGCGCAGCTTCGCTCAACCCGATCGACGCACTGCGCTACGAGTAGCACAGCCGCGTGGTTCGAAGTGAAAGGGGACTCTGCATTCGCAGAGCCCCCTTTTTTTCGTCACGCTGTCGCCAGTCCTACAGCGTGAAGCGCCACATCTCTTCACCACCAGCCGGATCCGGAATCCGTCGCGCAGTTACCCGAAACACCCGCTCGATGAGCTCGGTAGAGAGCTCCCGGGCATCGTCGGCTTCCTTTACGAGGCGGCCATTTTCCATTAGAAAGAATGCATCTCCGTAGTGGAACGCGACGTTCATGTCGTGAAGAATCGCAACGACAGTGCATTCATGCGCCAGCAATTCACGCGCAACATCGAGCAGATGAATCTGGTAGTGAACGTCGAGGCTCGCCGTTGGTTCATCCAGAAAGAGATAGTTGTGAGCCGACGCACCGTCGTAGCTCCATATCTGCGCGAGTACGCGCGCCAGCTGCACTTTCTGCTGCTCGCCGCCGGACAGCGTAGGATAGTGTTGCGCATGCCGGTCGAGCATTCCCACCATCTCGAGCGCGCGATCGACGATCTCGACGTCGTGAGCCCCCGGAGAGCGACCGTAGTGCGGATACCGCCCCATCAGAACGACATCCCGCACCGGCAGCGGAAAGGCGAGCTCGACGTGCTGCGACAGCACCGCACGCCTCCGCGCCAGCTCGGCCGGTCCAAAATCGCGCACAGATCTTCCATCGTACGTGACGTGGCCGGCCGAGGGCCGCAACAGTCCGGTAGCGATCTTGAGCAGCGAGGACTTTCCGGCGCCGTTCGGTCCCAGAATTACGTTGAAGCGCCCACGACGGAAACGCGCAGTGACATCGTCGAGAATCAGATTGCCGCCAGCGCGATAGCTGGCTCCGACCACCTCAACCATAAAAGCTCGCCGCGCCGCGCCGTTGCTGCCGAAGCAGAATCCAGAGGAATACCGGCGCGCCCACAACCGCCGTTATGATCCCGACCGGCAGCTCCGCCGGTGGGATTATCATGCGCGCCACGATGTCGACTACAGACATCATCACCGCACCCAGCAATGCGGACGCAGGAATCAGGAATGTGTAATCGGAAGACTTGAGCATTCTCAACACGTGTGGAATCACGAGTCCAACGAAAGCGATGACACCAACCATCGCAGTTGCAACGGCAACCATCACCGTGTTGACTATGATGAGCCGCAGGATCAGTTTCTCGGGTTCCGCGCCGAGAAAGGCAGCCTCGTCCTCACCCAGCATGAGCGCATTGAGCGACTTTCCATGTCGAATGGAAATGGCGAAGCATCCAGCGAACGCTGCAGCCACCATCACGACACCGCGCCAGTCGGCCGTCGTGAAAGTGCCAAGGTTCCAGAAGGTGATGTTGCGCGCCTGTGGATCGCGTGCGACATACGAGAGAAAACCGGTGCCTGCTCCGCATACGGCATTCACTGCGATGCCAGCCAGCAGCAACGTGAAGACGTTGACCTTTCCGAACGAGGTGGAAACGCGGTACACCAGCATGGTCGCCGCGAACGCGCCGACGAATGCCATCACGGGCACCGCCAGCGATCCGAGCGGCCGGGCCAGCGCGCTCGTGGTTCCAAACACGAACACCAGGGATGCGCCGAGCGCCGCACCGGCGGAAGTCCCTGCGAGTCCTGGCTCGACTATCGGATTCCTGAATATTCCCTGCATCAACGTGCCGGAGACCCCCAGCACCGCTCCGGTCAGTGCCGCGAGGAATACGCGCGGCAATCTGAGCTGAAGAAATACGTTGCGGTTGAGCGTGTCGGATGGCGTCGTCCTGATCCACCCAAAGCCTTCACCGACGTATCGCACCATCTCGGAAGGGGTGAACGTGAACGCGCCGATTCCAGCCGAGGCGATAAGCGACGCGAGCAGAACGACTCCGAGAACAAAGTATGTTCCCGAATAAGCCGAGCGATTCAGCATTTCATGAATGGTGACCGGATTTGATGGCCGCGTCCGAACCCGCATTAACAAAGCATAAATAGTTCATTAACAGCCTAATGTAAGCTGTCCGCTGGCGTCGAATGCGCGCAAACGCAAAACCCAACGAACCGCTCCGTGACCACGATAACGACCGTCCGCCTCACACTCGCCAGTGCAGCCATTCTCGCCTCTGCGGTCGGCTGCAGTGACAGGTATGCCGACCCCAGCCTGACGGAACCGCCTGCGCCGCTCGCCGTCAGGATGATCAACACCAATCCAGACCTTCCCGACGCCGCTGAAGTCGGCTTCATGCAAGGCACCGCGGATTCAGTGCGCGCGCACTACGCCTCATCCGACAGCAGCGACGTTGGAGTGACACCATGGTCCCGGGCTGGGCAGGGAACACTCTCCCTGATCGGTCTGCGCGCAGGGACGTCCTACACCATCATGCTCGAAGCACGTCGCGGCGCGACGTCAGTGCTCGGGCCCGGCGCGTCATACACATCTCCACCGTTACCGCAGGCACTTGCCGGCGTAAGCATGACGCTCGTGTCCGGCACGCCGCCCACATCCGGTTACACACTCACCGCCATCTCCGGCATCGCGGGTCACGGCTACCTTATCGCGTTCGATGGAGCCGGAAACATCCGTTGGTATCATGACTGCGGTCCGTTGTACGTGCAGGAAGCGAAGCAGCAGAGCAACGGGGACATGACCGTGTATGTGGGCAACTCGAGAGGAGGAGATCCAGACCCGGGTGCATTTGTCGAGATAACCCCCAAAGGCGACTCGGTAAGGAGCATCACAGCGACGGGCAGCGAGTACACCGACGGTCACGAACTGATCGTCACAAGCGACGCAAACGGAGCGCGCACTGCGGACTATCTGTTTGGATACGACATCCGCGACATCGATCAGTCGGCATATGGCGGCGACACCGATGACCAGGTCGCGGGGCATCAGCTCATTCGAATCAGCGCAACTGGCGCGGTCGACACGCTCATGCAGGGATGGTCATACTGGACCCATGACGACAAGGTCGACCCTCCACTGAATGACCAGTCCATCGATCACCCCAACTCAATCGATTTCGATCTCGACGGCGGAATAATCGCGTCGTTCCGCAACCTCGGCGCGATCGTAAAGATCGATCCGAACACACACAAGGTCCTCTGGCAGCTCGGCGGCGCGCGCAATCAATTCACGTTCATCAACGATCCGCAAAACGGCTTCAGCGGACAACATTCAGTGCGTGTGCTACCGAACGGCCATTTCCTCTTGTTCGACAACGGCGTGTCCAACACGCCCGGCGCTTCACGGGCAGTCGAATACGCAGTGGATGAATCGGCGAAGACGGCGACGATGGTGTGGCAATATGTCCCGCAACCGTCCGTATTCAATCAGTTCACGGGATCGGTGCAGCGACTCGCCAACGGCAATACGGTAGTTGCGTGGACCAACTTCGGACTTGTCGATGAAGTCGCACCGAGCGGCGCGCTCGTCAATCGCATGCAGCTCAACTCCGCGCCCGGCGTGGCCGCCACCGCAGCGTATCGCGCAATTCGCATCGACAATCTGTATCGCTACGTCAAACCATGAGTGCCGTGCTGCCGGCGCCTCAGCGAGGCGCCGGCTGGCCGCCGGGATTCCAGTGCGGCAGCGGGCCATCCGCCAGAATCCTTACCGCCTTCACACCCGCCTGAATGACGCGCGTCATGTGATGGAAATCGACGCGCGACAGCTCGTCCGACGGCTTATGGTAGTCCGTGTGCATGTTGTAGCTCGACATCGTGTGCGCCGGAATACCCATCTCCGCATAAGCGATGTTGTCACTTCGCTCGAAGAAGTGCTGGTCCGGGCGCTTGTCGGGACCAATCGGCAGGCCCGCGGCTGCGAACATCGGCCCCATCGTCGAGCGGTCGTATCCCGTCAGCCATGCGCGTCCCACGCCGCCTGACAACGAGTCCGGACGACCGATCATCTCGATCTCGAGATTAGACACGACCGCCTTGAGCGCAACCGGCGGATGCTGGATGAACCAGCGAGTACCCAGCAGGCCAACCTCCTCGCCCGTCGTAGCGACAAAGAGAATGGTGCGCCGCGGTGCTGGTCCAGCCGCGATCGACCGGGCAATCTCCACAACGGCCGTCGTGCCGGATGCATCGTCGTCCGCGCCGTTGTAGATCGAATCGCCGTCAACAGCCTTGCCGATTCCGAGGTGGTCATAGTGAGCGTCCACGAGGACGACTTCCTGGGATAGAGCCGGATCACTTCCACGGATCATCCCCACCACGTTGACTCCGAGCTTGCGGTGGTCGGCCGGAAAGGTGTCGAGTGCCGCGAAACTCGCCGCCAGTGTCAGCCGCTCCTGGCCGTTGGCCCGGCGCGTGACAGCGATCGGAACGCGCTGGAAATAGCCGCTATCTCCCTGTGGAACCAACCCGATCGACCTCATTTGCCCCGCGATGAATGCCGCGGCCTTGGCGGAGCCACGCGAGGCGGTCATGCGCCCTTCCATCGAGTCGTCGGCCAATGCCGCCATCACCGCCCGCACTTGCGATTCTGCCACTGGGGCACCGGCCGCCACCGGCTGGCGCGGAATTCCCGCGGATGCACAGGCAAGAGCCCCGAAAATGGCCATTACGCCGGTCGTGCCGAGGGATCGTTTTATCATTCTATTCATCTACTGATGTCTCACTCGAATGAAATTCCGCTGTAACAGGAACCGATCCAGTCACAAAAGCGGTGGAATTGTCGTGCATATTGGTCATCAATGCAACGTGCTACAGTCAAAGCGAGCGCCAAGCTCGCGCTTCTGGTCGTCATACTGGCCGCGACGTTCATCGTCGCGCGCCATCTTGGGCTGTCGCACGGGGGGATGACGAAATTTGCCCAGCGTGCGCGGGCGCTGCGCGATGCCCCGTATGCTGTGCCGCTATTCCTGCTGGTTTATGCAGTTGCCGGGACACTGGGCGTGCCCGGCTCAGTGCTTACGCTTACGGGCGGAGCAGTGTTCGGCTTCGAGCTGGGCACGCTCCTCAACTGGATCGGGGCCTCGATCGCCGCGATCGGCGGCTACTGGCTCGCCAGACTTCTCGGCAAGGACGCCGTCGAGCGCATCGGCGGACGAAAGATCTACGCCCTCGAGAAACTGGCAGATGCCCACGCTTTCTCCACGGTCCTGCGGCTGCGGCTGATACCCGTGCTGCCGTTCAACGCCCTGAATTTCGCCTGCGGCCTCGTCGGGCTCGATTTCGCGTCGTATGTGGCCGGCACGATGATCGGCGACTTGCCGGTGACTGCCGCCTACACCTACTTCGCCGACGCCCTGCTGTCCGGCGTCGCCGGCGCCCGCCGCACCGCGTTGTTCCACGCGTCGATCGCCGGCGCACTCCTGATCCTCCTCTCCTTCGTCCCCGGGATGATCAAGCGGGCGAGGGAACGCCGGGCCAAAGAAATTCGCGAGAGAGAAAGTCGAGCTTGACAGGCAGTTGAGTGACATATAGTGTATTAGGCAACTGGTACACCATAACACCGCTGTTATGCTAATCTCGCTGGATCCACAGGACACCAGACCCATCTACATCCAGATCGTGGATGAGGTACGACGTGCGCTCGTTCTCGGCACGCTGGCGCCGGACGGCCCTCTCCCATCGGTCAGGGACCTCGCTGTCAAGCTGCGAGTGAATCCGAATACCGTGAGCCAGGCTTATCGTGAACTCGAGCGGCAGGGCATGGTTTACGTGCGCCGAGGACAGGGGACGTATGCCTCACCCGGCCACACGGATGGAGTAGAGCGTCGCACACTGGCTGAAGGGGTCGCGCGGCGAGCTCTGCACGACGCGAGACGCAACGGGCTCGGCGTGGATGAGCTCGTCGACGCCATCCGAAGCTACGAAGCCCAACGCAAGCAAGAGGAACCACTATGACGAGCTCCCTACCAACGCGACTCCGCGACGGCGAGCTCGCCGTCGATACACGAGGACTTACCAAGCGATTTGGTGATCAGGTAGCACTGAACGACGTGACGCTGCAGGTTCCGACAGGGGCCGTGTATCTGCTGGTTGGACCCAATGGTGCTGGCAAGAGCACGACGCTCAAGGTACTGCTCGATCTGGTGCGCACCGAGCAGGGAGCTGCGGAGGTGTTCGGCCTGGACACGCGCGAACGCGCGCCGGAAGTGCGCGCGAACGTCGGCTACGTGCCCGAGTTTCCCACTTGGGGATATGGATGGATGCGCGTTGGCCGCCTGCTCGAGCATCACGCTCTGTACTATCCAACATGGGACGCGGACTACGCCGCGAAGCTGATGCAGAAGTTCGATCTTCGCACGGATCGGAAGATGGGAGTGCTTTCCAAGGGGCAAGCACGTCGCGTTCACCTGACGATGGCGCTGGCACATCGGCCGCCGCTGCTGCTGCTGGATGAGCCGACCGACGGTCTCGATCCATTCATGCGCGACGAGACGCTCGGCGTGCTTGCAGACCATCTTGCCGCATCACCGACGACCGTCGTCCTTTCGACGCATCACGTCGAGGAAGTGGAAGGGTTGGCGGACCACATCGGCGTGTTGCGGAACGGGGAGCTGCGCGCGCAGATGTCGCGCGACGATCTGAACGCCGGTCTGCGCCGATATCGCGTCGAGGTACCTGACGGCTGGAGCGGTGTAGCGTCGCTCAACGGCACAGTGCTCCGTCGTGTGGCCGCGCCGCGCGAAGTGCAGTGGACGGTGTGGGGTCCGGAAGCCGAGATAGTTCAGATGCTGACGGGCTCGGGCGGAACGGTGCGCGAGGTAGCCCGCCTTTCACTGATCGATGCAACGCTCGCACTTCTGAACCCGAACGACTGACATACGATGACATCCACATCATTGCATCCAACGCCGTCGTCGCGGACCGTGGCGACCGAGCAATTTCGCGCGGTGGGGCTGGCGCTGCGGACGGAGGGGGTCTTCTTTGTCGCAGCGTTGATCCTCTTCGGCGCGCTCATCATCGTCTCCGCCGTACGGTTCGCGCAAGGTGATCATTCACCGAACGCGCACATGGGATTCAGCTACAATAGTTCAGGCGCCATTCCGATGTTTCTGGTTGGCCTTCTCATCCCGTTCGGTGTGTGGCGGAGCGAGGATCCTGCACGGCGTTCCTACCACTGGTCCATGCCTGTCGCGCGGGGGCCGCATACGGTGGTGAAGCTGTTGTCCGGTTGGGGATGGCTGATGATCGCGACGATACTGTATCTCCTCTTCATCATCGCTGTCGCGTATTCAGTTTCGATGATCACCGGGGAGCAGCCCTGGCAGCGTCCGACACCAGCATGGGAATGGGCGGTGGCATTCACCGCACCGACGCTTGGCTATCTGTTGACGTCCATCGCAGTCATTGGCAGCGACCATCCATGGCGCTGGATTGGCGGCATTCTCATCGGCTATGGCGTACTGCTCGCAGTGCTGAAGTCGTTCGGCATGGAGGACTTCGCCCGTGCGCTCAACACTATCACCGACGGGAGATACGGTCTCAACGCCGCGCTGTTCGGAGCGGTCACCGACGGAGCGCGAGGCGTCACCGTCGGAGTGACGCGGGAAACAATGGCGACGATGCGAATGGGGACGTGGGTGTTGGCCATGCCGCTATGGATCATCGGCTCGGCAATCGCGGTCACAGTCGCATCCTACAGGCATCGCGAATAGCCGCAATTCAGTTACACGACAAGCTCGAGGAAGAGCGCGTCCAGCTCCGCGTTGACATCGGCGCAAACACCCTCGTGCACGGGACCGCTCTGGATCACATCCGATCGCGGAGCGGTGAGCCAGTGGAATCGCTCGGACGGAGACCCGAAGGCGAGTGTCCCGCCCTCGCCTTCTGAATTGCACACCGCTCTGTACGTCATCAGGTAGCGCATCAGCAACTCTACATCCACGTGTGGCGCGCGCGCGGAGAGTGCGGCGCGCTCAGCCAGCACGCGCATCCCGACGAACTGAGCGGTTGGCGCGTGCAGTATGACGCCGACCGGCACCGACGATCCGATGTGAACGTGCGGCACGACACGGAGCACTGCGAAATTGTACGGGATGTTGCGCACAGGTGTCGTCATGGCGTCATCACCTGCGTGCGGTCCGTTGACGCGGGACATCGGTGAGCCGCTCCGCTCGCATTCTCCCGGCAGTCTCGGCGAACGCGCGTGGAGCAGCGAGACGCGTCGTGAGATACTCGACGTAACGTGCGCGCGCCGCAGCGGGGGTATCCCCGTCAGCCCTGTACGCATCATCTTCCAGCAAACCGTCAGGAACGCGAGCGACGATGTTCGTCAACACATCCCGGCCGAGCATCGCGGCCATCCCGGCATCCACCGCGCTCACGTCGTCCGCGTGCGTCAGCAGCACGTGGTCACGAACCAGCGGAAATGGCGATTGCATGCGCGCGGTGTCCACGGATTGCCAATCATGATGGGCATAGAGCGCGGCGCCATGATCGATGAGCCACGGACTGCGCTCCCAGATCATGAGATTGGTAT is from Gemmatimonadota bacterium and encodes:
- a CDS encoding aryl-sulfate sulfotransferase, whose translation is MTTITTVRLTLASAAILASAVGCSDRYADPSLTEPPAPLAVRMINTNPDLPDAAEVGFMQGTADSVRAHYASSDSSDVGVTPWSRAGQGTLSLIGLRAGTSYTIMLEARRGATSVLGPGASYTSPPLPQALAGVSMTLVSGTPPTSGYTLTAISGIAGHGYLIAFDGAGNIRWYHDCGPLYVQEAKQQSNGDMTVYVGNSRGGDPDPGAFVEITPKGDSVRSITATGSEYTDGHELIVTSDANGARTADYLFGYDIRDIDQSAYGGDTDDQVAGHQLIRISATGAVDTLMQGWSYWTHDDKVDPPLNDQSIDHPNSIDFDLDGGIIASFRNLGAIVKIDPNTHKVLWQLGGARNQFTFINDPQNGFSGQHSVRVLPNGHFLLFDNGVSNTPGASRAVEYAVDESAKTATMVWQYVPQPSVFNQFTGSVQRLANGNTVVAWTNFGLVDEVAPSGALVNRMQLNSAPGVAATAAYRAIRIDNLYRYVKP
- a CDS encoding DUF3037 domain-containing protein, with the translated sequence MTTPVRNIPYNFAVLRVVPHVHIGSSVPVGVILHAPTAQFVGMRVLAERAALSARAPHVDVELLMRYLMTYRAVCNSEGEGGTLAFGSPSERFHWLTAPRSDVIQSGPVHEGVCADVNAELDALFLELVV
- a CDS encoding TVP38/TMEM64 family protein → MQRATVKASAKLALLVVILAATFIVARHLGLSHGGMTKFAQRARALRDAPYAVPLFLLVYAVAGTLGVPGSVLTLTGGAVFGFELGTLLNWIGASIAAIGGYWLARLLGKDAVERIGGRKIYALEKLADAHAFSTVLRLRLIPVLPFNALNFACGLVGLDFASYVAGTMIGDLPVTAAYTYFADALLSGVAGARRTALFHASIAGALLILLSFVPGMIKRARERRAKEIRERESRA
- a CDS encoding M20/M25/M40 family metallo-hydrolase, translating into MIKRSLGTTGVMAIFGALACASAGIPRQPVAAGAPVAESQVRAVMAALADDSMEGRMTASRGSAKAAAFIAGQMRSIGLVPQGDSGYFQRVPIAVTRRANGQERLTLAASFAALDTFPADHRKLGVNVVGMIRGSDPALSQEVVLVDAHYDHLGIGKAVDGDSIYNGADDDASGTTAVVEIARSIAAGPAPRRTILFVATTGEEVGLLGTRWFIQHPPVALKAVVSNLEIEMIGRPDSLSGGVGRAWLTGYDRSTMGPMFAAAGLPIGPDKRPDQHFFERSDNIAYAEMGIPAHTMSSYNMHTDYHKPSDELSRVDFHHMTRVIQAGVKAVRILADGPLPHWNPGGQPAPR
- a CDS encoding GntR family transcriptional regulator, whose amino-acid sequence is MLISLDPQDTRPIYIQIVDEVRRALVLGTLAPDGPLPSVRDLAVKLRVNPNTVSQAYRELERQGMVYVRRGQGTYASPGHTDGVERRTLAEGVARRALHDARRNGLGVDELVDAIRSYEAQRKQEEPL
- a CDS encoding ATP-binding cassette domain-containing protein; translated protein: MVEVVGASYRAGGNLILDDVTARFRRGRFNVILGPNGAGKSSLLKIATGLLRPSAGHVTYDGRSVRDFGPAELARRRAVLSQHVELAFPLPVRDVVLMGRYPHYGRSPGAHDVEIVDRALEMVGMLDRHAQHYPTLSGGEQQKVQLARVLAQIWSYDGASAHNYLFLDEPTASLDVHYQIHLLDVARELLAHECTVVAILHDMNVAFHYGDAFFLMENGRLVKEADDARELSTELIERVFRVTARRIPDPAGGEEMWRFTL
- a CDS encoding ABC transporter ATP-binding protein encodes the protein MTSSLPTRLRDGELAVDTRGLTKRFGDQVALNDVTLQVPTGAVYLLVGPNGAGKSTTLKVLLDLVRTEQGAAEVFGLDTRERAPEVRANVGYVPEFPTWGYGWMRVGRLLEHHALYYPTWDADYAAKLMQKFDLRTDRKMGVLSKGQARRVHLTMALAHRPPLLLLDEPTDGLDPFMRDETLGVLADHLAASPTTVVLSTHHVEEVEGLADHIGVLRNGELRAQMSRDDLNAGLRRYRVEVPDGWSGVASLNGTVLRRVAAPREVQWTVWGPEAEIVQMLTGSGGTVREVARLSLIDATLALLNPND
- a CDS encoding iron ABC transporter permease — translated: MLNRSAYSGTYFVLGVVLLASLIASAGIGAFTFTPSEMVRYVGEGFGWIRTTPSDTLNRNVFLQLRLPRVFLAALTGAVLGVSGTLMQGIFRNPIVEPGLAGTSAGAALGASLVFVFGTTSALARPLGSLAVPVMAFVGAFAATMLVYRVSTSFGKVNVFTLLLAGIAVNAVCGAGTGFLSYVARDPQARNITFWNLGTFTTADWRGVVMVAAAFAGCFAISIRHGKSLNALMLGEDEAAFLGAEPEKLILRLIIVNTVMVAVATAMVGVIAFVGLVIPHVLRMLKSSDYTFLIPASALLGAVMMSVVDIVARMIIPPAELPVGIITAVVGAPVFLWILLRQQRRGAASFYG